From a region of the Aeoliella mucimassa genome:
- a CDS encoding CCA tRNA nucleotidyltransferase gives MTNSPQRDYAIEVVRKLREAGYQSLWAGGCVRDALLGIAPKDYDVATSATPDEVRQVFGRRRTLAIGASFGVITVLGPKPAGQIEVATFRTDGGYSDGRHPDQVQYSTPEHDAQRRDFTINGLFYDPLSEQVLDFVGGEQDLKLGKIRAIGVPEQRIAEDKLRMLRAVRFASRFHFAIDPDTLAAIQTHASEINQVNGERIGSEMQSMLLHRHRASALALLRETTLEPLVLPECANYTGADWEELQRLVDSLSEPTFATVLAALMIDTPGEARIDTIAERWKLSNHDKDRASWLLDHLPLVVRATSTPWPRLQRVLIHEGAAELLTLATAKLGDDSPEVRFCAEKLQLSAEELNPAPLATGATLIAAGMKPGPNFGTLLEQIRDAQLNQQISTVEEALAMAQSL, from the coding sequence ATGACCAATTCCCCACAACGCGACTATGCGATCGAGGTTGTTCGCAAACTGCGCGAAGCGGGCTATCAGTCTCTATGGGCTGGTGGGTGTGTCCGCGACGCCCTGCTAGGCATCGCGCCGAAGGACTACGATGTTGCCACCAGCGCCACGCCCGACGAGGTGCGCCAGGTGTTTGGCAGGCGGCGGACTCTGGCAATCGGGGCCTCGTTCGGAGTGATCACGGTGCTGGGGCCAAAACCAGCTGGGCAGATCGAAGTGGCTACGTTTCGCACCGATGGAGGATACTCCGACGGGCGGCATCCCGATCAGGTGCAGTACTCGACCCCCGAGCACGACGCCCAGCGTCGCGACTTTACGATCAACGGACTGTTCTACGATCCACTCTCCGAACAGGTACTCGACTTCGTGGGAGGTGAGCAGGATCTCAAACTGGGGAAGATCCGTGCCATCGGGGTGCCCGAACAACGCATCGCCGAAGATAAGCTCCGCATGCTGCGGGCGGTTCGTTTTGCTTCCCGATTCCATTTTGCGATCGATCCCGACACCTTAGCGGCAATCCAAACGCACGCCAGCGAGATCAATCAGGTTAACGGAGAACGCATCGGTTCGGAGATGCAATCAATGCTGCTGCATCGCCATCGAGCCAGTGCGCTGGCTCTGCTTCGCGAAACCACGCTGGAGCCGCTGGTGCTGCCGGAATGCGCGAACTACACGGGAGCCGATTGGGAGGAATTGCAACGACTGGTCGACTCGCTCTCGGAGCCAACGTTTGCCACCGTGCTGGCCGCCTTGATGATCGACACGCCGGGCGAGGCTCGCATCGACACAATTGCCGAGCGGTGGAAACTTTCGAATCACGACAAAGACCGCGCGAGCTGGCTGCTTGATCACTTGCCGTTGGTGGTTAGGGCCACCTCCACACCATGGCCTCGCCTGCAACGAGTCTTGATTCACGAAGGGGCGGCCGAACTACTGACTCTGGCCACCGCCAAGCTCGGCGACGACTCGCCCGAGGTGAGGTTCTGCGCGGAGAAGCTACAGTTGTCGGCCGAAGAACTCAATCCTGCTCCGCTGGCAACCGGAGCGACCCTGATCGCGGCCGGGATGAAACCGGGCCCCAATTTCGGCACCCTACTCGAACAGATTCGCGACGCCCAGCTGAATCAGCAGATCTCCACCGTGGAAGAGGCGCTCGCGATGGCTCAAAGCCTTTGA
- a CDS encoding DUF3124 domain-containing protein: MPARSDNDSPEAPAWVYWLFKHGLKTIVLVFLLGVLLIASLTYWLDRRLEHLEERIAEKPPKSYTPPNLDDYAAEPIDDADIAQRHSDYVPVYSHVYFDGGRPFLLEATLSIRNTSETASVYIESVRYFDTHGELVKEPVTNTIQLKPLQTIEFVVPQKDSTGGSGANYLVDWFSTDPAVAPLIEVVMVGNEGTHAIAFRAESVRVTP, encoded by the coding sequence ATGCCAGCGCGTTCCGATAACGACTCCCCCGAGGCACCAGCCTGGGTTTATTGGCTGTTCAAGCATGGCCTGAAGACCATCGTACTTGTATTCCTGCTGGGAGTACTGCTGATTGCGTCGCTTACCTATTGGTTGGATCGCCGACTCGAGCATCTCGAAGAAAGGATCGCCGAGAAACCACCCAAGAGCTACACCCCGCCGAACTTAGACGACTACGCCGCCGAGCCAATCGACGATGCCGATATTGCTCAACGTCACTCCGACTACGTCCCGGTTTACTCACACGTGTACTTCGATGGTGGCCGCCCCTTCCTGCTGGAAGCTACGCTTAGCATCCGCAATACGAGCGAGACCGCGTCGGTGTACATTGAGTCGGTGCGGTATTTCGATACCCACGGTGAGCTCGTCAAGGAACCGGTAACCAACACCATTCAGCTCAAACCGCTACAAACCATCGAGTTTGTCGTACCGCAGAAAGACTCCACGGGCGGTTCTGGAGCGAACTACCTGGTCGATTGGTTTTCGACCGATCCAGCGGTCGCACCACTGATCGAAGTCGTGATGGTCGGCAACGAAGGCACACATGCCATCGCCTTCCGAGCCGAGTCGGTGCGCGTTACCCCTTGA
- a CDS encoding SdrD B-like domain-containing protein, whose amino-acid sequence MGLIHHLFGRRHSSTGSTKHSRKKQQRGAVRGQIESLEPRQMLSADGVVPEVLLGSVYFEEATGDDSQPDVIQVTFVGGAEGTTLNQLTISGDKRLDGLTDGDIFFDTEDGGSGAFKAVGLSIVDATGITIDSVSVTDGGTDIVITFSGFEAGESLKFSVDVDELQFADPEGDSVNSLVEGAEFERSKLTGQFSAEGYVDLQLEATYWDAFDTNMATAESETGLDLGLPADAYSTVHDYSDRTAGAVVHEAQIPLATLSGWVYHDASDDGVFDPATEEGIGGVTLELLDAAGNGTGIYTTTSSEPGKVGYYEFLNLPAGTYGVREVQPDGWLDGKDTVGSHGGTAADESTGIADKITGVVLAYGDDGVQYNFGELLPGSISGRVTVSYDEACHFDQPQDVLEGVQIDLLDAAGNVLQTTYTDSEGRYSFTDLAPGEYQVREHQPTDFYDGGERIGTSGGTKSDIGDIYSLFSNILLGSNIDATQYDFCEHVGPSLSGWVYHDESNEGSFDRDTEVGIGGVVVELLDANGVPTGITTVTSTETGKVGYYEFTNLAPGTYGVREVQPTGWIDGIDTAGTHGGTAADETTGTVDRITGAVINFGDVAEEYNFGEVLPGSISGRVTVSYDEACHFDQPQDVLEGVQIDLLDAAGNVLQTTYTDSEGRYTFTDLAPGEYQVREHQPTDFYDGGERIGTSGGTKSDIGDIYSLFSNILLGSNIDATQYDFCEHVGPSLSGWVYHDESNEGNFDRDNEVGIGGVVVELLDANGVPTGITTVTSTETGKVGYYEFTNLAPGTYGVREVQPTGWIDGIDTAGTHGGTAADETTGTVDRITGAVINFGDVAEEYNFGEVLPGSISGRVTVSYDEACHFDQPQDVLEGVQIDLLDAAGNVLQTTYTDSEGRYTFTDLAPGEYQVREHQPTDFYDGGERIGTSGGTKSDIGDIYSLFSNILLGSNIDATQYDFCEHVGPSLSGWVYHDESNEGNFDRDNEVGIGGVVVELLDANGVPTGITTVTSTETGNVGYYEFTNLAPGTYGVREVQPTGWIDGIDTAGTHGGTAADETSGTVDRITGAVINFGDVAEEYNFGELLPGSISGHVYVDEDGDCIHEEGEGVIPGVRVDLLDENGNLLDYTYTDDNGAYSFTGLAPGAYTVFEHQPEDYFNGGYHIGTGGGSYFGVDRMGDIEVGSNEHHIEYDFCEVPPATISGFVYIDGAPILVVGELPDNLADLRDGQRTADDQPLSGVTLELRHGYSGDPIFGSETLGGYYGDGPIRVVTDAYGYYEFSGLPAGTYAVVEVQPDGVIDHIDTEGSLGGLVVNVAGGSSNPVLEKTAEQQAAIEQMRVMFGTDVIFRIAVGAGQHSQENNFSEITTTSIWIPPVDPPVEPPSLITPPPTFAQTQPLFPLVAPKKVAPEIYGGGSRVVGYTWHLSLLDGGFPRSTMAAEELMSQTTSVQFSMAGWQQVELDQGTWTLSANDNRDDGIDELATLVVFGHPRGVPVVGDWDGDGNDEIGIFIDGKWYFDLNDNGRWDSGDLMAELGDAQDLPTAGDFDGDGKTDIAIFGPVWAGDPWAIEHEPGLPDAENNPGPLAPKAKNVPPRVDEATLGRRLLQHSNEGQVRADLIDHVFHYGVVGDQPVVGDWNGDGIATIGVFRGGVWNLDLNGDGRFTSVDAAVTFGGDGTPVVGDWNGDGIDDLGVFNDGRWTIDSNGNREMDAVDRVFELGAAGDVPVAGDWDGDGTDQPGVYTPGKSAEVLDEAA is encoded by the coding sequence GTGGGACTTATTCATCATTTATTTGGCCGTCGCCATTCGTCGACCGGTTCCACAAAGCACTCGCGCAAGAAGCAGCAACGAGGAGCCGTTCGAGGGCAAATTGAGTCCCTGGAACCTCGTCAGATGCTATCGGCCGATGGGGTGGTTCCCGAGGTGCTACTCGGAAGCGTGTACTTCGAAGAAGCCACCGGCGACGATAGCCAACCCGACGTCATTCAAGTAACCTTTGTCGGTGGTGCCGAAGGTACCACGCTGAATCAACTAACCATCAGCGGCGACAAACGACTCGATGGCCTGACCGATGGCGATATCTTCTTCGACACCGAAGATGGTGGCAGCGGGGCGTTCAAGGCGGTTGGTCTCTCGATTGTGGACGCCACCGGCATCACCATCGATAGTGTTTCGGTCACCGATGGTGGCACCGACATCGTCATCACCTTCAGTGGGTTCGAAGCAGGAGAGTCGCTGAAATTCTCGGTCGATGTCGACGAACTCCAGTTCGCTGACCCGGAAGGCGATAGCGTAAACTCTCTGGTCGAAGGCGCGGAGTTCGAACGAAGCAAGCTCACCGGCCAGTTCTCTGCCGAAGGGTACGTCGATCTACAGCTCGAAGCCACTTACTGGGATGCATTCGATACGAATATGGCGACTGCTGAGTCGGAAACCGGACTCGATCTCGGTCTGCCGGCCGATGCCTATTCCACGGTTCATGACTACAGCGACCGCACGGCCGGGGCCGTGGTGCACGAAGCGCAGATTCCCCTGGCAACTCTATCGGGCTGGGTCTACCACGATGCTTCGGACGACGGAGTGTTTGATCCCGCGACAGAAGAAGGCATTGGGGGAGTTACGCTCGAATTGCTCGATGCGGCTGGCAATGGAACTGGCATTTACACGACCACCTCTTCCGAACCAGGCAAAGTAGGCTACTACGAGTTCCTCAACCTGCCGGCCGGCACTTATGGAGTGCGTGAAGTGCAGCCTGATGGTTGGCTCGATGGCAAAGACACGGTTGGTAGCCATGGTGGCACGGCTGCCGATGAGTCGACTGGCATCGCCGACAAGATCACTGGTGTCGTACTTGCGTACGGTGACGATGGTGTGCAGTACAACTTCGGCGAACTGCTGCCCGGTAGCATTAGCGGTCGAGTAACGGTGTCGTATGACGAAGCTTGCCACTTCGACCAACCGCAGGACGTGCTCGAAGGCGTGCAGATCGACCTGCTCGATGCGGCAGGCAACGTGCTGCAAACAACTTACACCGACAGCGAAGGTCGCTACTCGTTCACCGACCTGGCTCCCGGAGAGTATCAGGTTCGCGAGCACCAGCCGACCGACTTCTACGACGGCGGCGAGCGGATCGGCACTTCGGGAGGAACGAAGTCGGACATCGGCGACATCTATAGCCTGTTCTCGAACATCCTGCTCGGCTCGAACATCGACGCGACGCAGTACGACTTCTGCGAGCACGTAGGTCCTTCCCTTTCGGGTTGGGTGTACCACGACGAGTCGAACGAGGGTAGCTTCGACCGTGATACCGAAGTCGGTATCGGCGGAGTGGTCGTTGAACTCTTGGATGCCAACGGAGTACCGACTGGCATTACAACGGTCACTTCCACCGAAACGGGCAAGGTAGGTTACTACGAGTTCACGAACCTCGCACCCGGCACCTACGGGGTGCGAGAAGTGCAGCCGACCGGCTGGATCGACGGTATCGACACCGCCGGCACGCACGGTGGCACCGCGGCCGATGAGACCACCGGCACCGTGGATCGCATCACCGGCGCGGTGATCAACTTCGGCGATGTCGCAGAAGAGTACAACTTCGGCGAAGTGCTGCCAGGTAGTATCAGCGGCCGGGTGACAGTGTCGTACGACGAAGCTTGTCACTTCGACCAACCGCAGGACGTGCTCGAAGGCGTGCAGATCGACCTGCTCGATGCGGCAGGCAACGTGCTGCAGACAACTTATACCGACAGCGAAGGTCGCTACACGTTCACCGACCTGGCTCCTGGAGAGTATCAGGTTCGCGAGCACCAGCCGACCGACTTCTACGACGGCGGCGAGCGGATCGGCACTTCGGGAGGAACGAAGTCGGACATCGGCGACATCTATAGCCTGTTCTCGAACATCCTGCTCGGTTCGAACATCGACGCCACGCAGTACGACTTCTGCGAGCACGTAGGTCCCTCCCTCTCGGGTTGGGTGTACCACGACGAGTCGAACGAGGGTAACTTCGACCGCGATAACGAAGTCGGTATCGGCGGAGTAGTCGTTGAACTGCTGGATGCCAACGGAGTACCGACTGGCATTACAACGGTCACTTCCACCGAAACGGGCAAGGTAGGTTACTACGAGTTCACGAACCTCGCACCCGGCACCTACGGGGTGCGAGAAGTGCAGCCGACCGGCTGGATCGACGGTATCGACACCGCCGGCACGCACGGTGGCACCGCGGCCGATGAGACCACCGGCACCGTGGATCGCATCACCGGCGCGGTGATCAACTTCGGCGATGTCGCAGAAGAGTACAACTTCGGCGAAGTGCTGCCAGGTAGTATCAGCGGCCGGGTGACAGTGTCGTACGACGAAGCTTGTCACTTCGACCAACCGCAGGACGTGCTCGAAGGCGTGCAGATCGACCTGCTCGATGCGGCAGGCAACGTGCTGCAGACAACTTATACCGACAGCGAAGGTCGCTACACGTTCACCGACCTGGCTCCTGGAGAGTATCAGGTTCGCGAGCACCAGCCGACCGACTTCTACGACGGCGGCGAGCGGATCGGCACTTCGGGAGGAACGAAGTCGGACATCGGCGACATCTATAGCCTGTTCTCGAACATCCTGCTCGGTTCGAACATCGACGCCACGCAGTACGACTTCTGCGAGCACGTAGGTCCCTCCCTCTCGGGTTGGGTGTACCACGACGAGTCGAACGAGGGTAACTTCGACCGCGATAACGAAGTCGGTATCGGCGGAGTAGTCGTTGAACTGCTGGATGCCAACGGAGTACCGACTGGCATCACAACGGTCACTTCCACCGAAACGGGAAATGTTGGTTACTACGAGTTCACGAACCTCGCACCCGGCACCTACGGGGTGCGAGAAGTGCAGCCGACCGGCTGGATCGACGGTATCGACACCGCCGGCACGCACGGTGGCACCGCGGCCGACGAGACTTCCGGTACCGTGGATCGCATCACCGGCGCGGTGATCAACTTCGGTGATGTCGCGGAAGAGTACAACTTCGGCGAACTGTTGCCAGGTAGTATTAGCGGCCATGTCTATGTGGACGAAGATGGCGACTGCATCCACGAAGAGGGTGAAGGGGTAATCCCTGGAGTCCGCGTCGATCTGCTCGACGAAAATGGCAATCTGCTCGACTACACTTACACGGATGATAACGGAGCTTACTCGTTCACAGGTCTTGCTCCGGGGGCTTACACGGTGTTCGAACACCAGCCCGAAGATTACTTCAACGGTGGTTACCATATCGGTACCGGCGGTGGTTCGTACTTTGGTGTCGACCGGATGGGAGATATCGAGGTAGGCTCCAACGAGCATCATATCGAGTACGACTTCTGCGAAGTGCCACCAGCGACGATATCGGGCTTCGTCTACATCGATGGTGCTCCAATCTTGGTGGTTGGTGAACTACCCGACAACCTGGCCGATCTGCGTGACGGTCAGCGGACCGCCGACGATCAGCCGCTCAGCGGGGTGACACTGGAACTGCGACACGGTTACTCTGGCGACCCCATCTTCGGTAGCGAAACACTCGGAGGCTATTACGGCGACGGGCCGATTCGTGTGGTGACCGACGCCTATGGATACTATGAGTTCTCGGGATTGCCTGCGGGCACCTACGCGGTGGTTGAAGTCCAGCCGGATGGAGTGATCGATCATATCGACACCGAAGGAAGCCTTGGTGGTTTGGTGGTCAATGTGGCTGGAGGTTCATCGAATCCCGTACTGGAAAAAACGGCCGAGCAGCAAGCAGCCATCGAACAAATGCGGGTGATGTTTGGCACCGACGTGATTTTCCGCATCGCCGTCGGAGCGGGGCAGCACTCTCAGGAGAATAACTTCAGCGAGATCACGACAACCAGCATTTGGATTCCGCCTGTGGATCCACCGGTGGAGCCACCTTCGCTGATTACCCCTCCACCGACCTTCGCACAAACGCAGCCACTGTTCCCATTGGTAGCGCCTAAGAAGGTAGCGCCCGAGATCTACGGTGGTGGCAGCCGCGTGGTGGGCTACACCTGGCACTTGAGCTTGCTCGATGGAGGATTCCCGCGGTCCACCATGGCCGCCGAGGAGCTGATGTCGCAGACAACTTCGGTGCAGTTTTCCATGGCTGGTTGGCAGCAGGTGGAACTCGACCAGGGGACCTGGACTCTCAGCGCGAACGACAATCGCGACGACGGCATCGATGAGCTTGCCACGCTGGTCGTGTTTGGACATCCCCGTGGGGTGCCAGTGGTCGGCGACTGGGATGGAGATGGCAACGATGAAATCGGCATCTTCATCGATGGCAAATGGTACTTCGATCTCAACGACAACGGGCGGTGGGACTCGGGCGACTTGATGGCCGAGTTGGGCGATGCTCAAGACCTACCAACTGCTGGCGACTTTGATGGCGATGGCAAGACCGACATTGCCATCTTCGGTCCCGTGTGGGCGGGGGATCCGTGGGCCATCGAACACGAGCCAGGGCTGCCGGATGCAGAGAACAATCCTGGCCCGCTGGCACCGAAAGCCAAGAACGTTCCTCCACGCGTGGACGAAGCCACCTTAGGCCGACGGTTGCTGCAGCATTCGAACGAGGGACAGGTGCGTGCCGATTTGATCGATCACGTGTTCCACTATGGTGTTGTTGGTGATCAACCAGTGGTGGGCGACTGGAACGGCGACGGCATTGCCACGATCGGCGTGTTCCGCGGCGGTGTCTGGAACCTCGATCTCAACGGCGACGGGCGGTTCACTTCCGTCGACGCCGCGGTGACTTTTGGTGGAGACGGAACCCCCGTGGTAGGCGACTGGAACGGCGATGGCATCGACGACCTCGGTGTGTTCAACGACGGTCGCTGGACCATCGATTCCAACGGCAATCGCGAGATGGACGCGGTGGATCGAGTGTTCGAACTCGGTGCAGCTGGCGATGTGCCGGTTGCTGGCGATTGGGATGGAGACGGAACCGACCAACCAGGCGTCTACACTCCTGGTAAGTCAGCCGAAGTACTCGACGAAGCGGCTTAG
- a CDS encoding WD40 repeat domain-containing protein — protein sequence MDANNNSRRNQRVLALLVIASSWCSWTQAVEIPSIAPARVIPFGDPDALDANPQRRTAVVTAVVLSPDNSRLAAAGDDHKVRLFDTASGELIQELDGHHDWVRGLSITGDGETIVSAGADCCCRCWNIHTGDLLHVTQQGHGPMRCVAFHPNGVQFAAAGFCCPPSIYNYSAGNSQETRIAMQSPATKFDHTAVVFSPDGTLLAATSADGTLRVWRVATAELLHEIKADSRRLRAVAFSPNGQTIATGGDGAKVCLWDLQSGILQQEIPIRPAKVFCMSFVNDAELAVGGTDNRVQVWRVDSASLLKILEGHSGTITSLAVDTTSKLLVTGSFDTTIRVWHLDRMAETKTATRPVEATK from the coding sequence ATGGATGCGAATAACAATTCACGACGAAATCAACGAGTGCTAGCATTGCTGGTGATTGCTAGCAGTTGGTGTTCCTGGACACAGGCGGTGGAAATCCCGTCGATTGCCCCTGCGCGGGTGATCCCCTTTGGCGATCCTGACGCGCTGGATGCAAATCCACAACGCAGGACCGCTGTGGTGACTGCGGTGGTTTTGTCGCCGGATAATTCGCGATTAGCGGCCGCTGGCGATGATCACAAAGTCCGGTTGTTCGATACCGCCTCCGGAGAACTTATCCAAGAATTAGATGGTCACCACGATTGGGTGCGGGGACTGAGCATCACCGGTGATGGGGAGACCATCGTTTCGGCCGGTGCCGACTGTTGCTGCCGGTGCTGGAATATCCACACTGGCGATTTGCTTCACGTCACCCAGCAGGGGCACGGTCCCATGCGATGCGTTGCGTTCCATCCGAATGGAGTGCAGTTTGCCGCTGCTGGATTCTGCTGCCCACCGAGCATCTATAACTATTCGGCAGGCAACAGCCAGGAAACACGTATCGCGATGCAATCGCCGGCAACGAAGTTCGATCACACGGCTGTCGTGTTCTCCCCCGATGGTACCCTGTTGGCGGCCACGAGTGCCGACGGAACTTTACGAGTCTGGCGCGTGGCAACAGCTGAGTTGCTGCACGAGATCAAAGCCGACTCGCGTCGGTTGCGGGCAGTAGCTTTCTCGCCAAATGGTCAAACGATTGCCACCGGCGGCGACGGAGCGAAAGTGTGCTTGTGGGACCTGCAGTCGGGCATTCTGCAGCAGGAAATCCCGATTCGCCCAGCAAAAGTCTTTTGCATGAGCTTCGTGAACGACGCCGAACTTGCGGTCGGCGGTACCGACAATCGCGTGCAGGTTTGGCGAGTTGATAGTGCGTCGTTGCTGAAGATTCTTGAAGGCCATTCTGGCACCATCACCTCGCTCGCTGTGGATACTACCAGCAAGCTATTGGTGACAGGCAGCTTCGATACCACCATTCGAGTATGGCATCTGGATCGGATGGCCGAAACGAAAACAGCCACCCGCCCCGTCGAGGCGACAAAGTAA
- a CDS encoding MarC family protein, which yields MDWAADVITKFVLLWAVIDPVGTIPVFISSTASQSPAERRRIALRAALAAAGILLFFIVAGEPVLLAMGVPLLAFQISGGIILFLFALTMIFGESKPEEESHLVKDLQDTAIYPIATPSIASPGAMMAVVLLTENDVHTIADQVSTVAVMLVVVGITYVFMLLAGAITRVIGTGGASIISRVMGMILAAVAATNVLEGLKEYFVN from the coding sequence TTGGATTGGGCCGCCGATGTGATTACCAAGTTTGTACTCTTGTGGGCGGTGATCGATCCCGTGGGAACGATTCCCGTGTTCATTTCTTCCACGGCCTCGCAGAGTCCTGCAGAGCGGCGACGCATTGCGCTGCGGGCGGCCTTGGCGGCCGCAGGCATATTGCTGTTCTTTATTGTCGCCGGTGAGCCTGTGCTACTCGCCATGGGAGTGCCTCTGCTCGCCTTCCAGATATCGGGCGGAATCATTCTGTTCCTGTTCGCCTTGACCATGATCTTTGGCGAGAGCAAACCAGAGGAAGAGTCTCATCTAGTGAAAGACCTTCAAGACACAGCGATCTATCCTATTGCTACGCCATCAATCGCCTCGCCTGGAGCGATGATGGCGGTCGTGCTGCTCACCGAGAACGACGTTCATACCATCGCCGACCAGGTTTCCACCGTCGCGGTGATGCTGGTGGTTGTTGGAATCACCTACGTGTTCATGTTGCTTGCCGGAGCCATTACTCGTGTGATTGGCACCGGAGGAGCCAGCATCATCAGTCGCGTGATGGGCATGATACTGGCCGCCGTGGCGGCGACGAACGTGCTGGAAGGACTCAAAGAGTACTTTGTGAACTAA
- a CDS encoding flagellar hook-basal body protein, whose amino-acid sequence MSAEGAKVQSRRLEVIANNLANVNTVGFKPDVAAFQSRFAEAIQRGQALDGDRSMNDVGGGVSVFDTTTDFAAGRLQKTGNQLDLAIVGDGFFQVQDAQGEQFLTRAGNFTIDSQNRVVTQNGMFLLDSGGSEIALTPGLPYSISATGDINQAGNTVQLGLQRPGSLGDLVKVGDNLFRPLAEVQPVEAGMREVRSGFLEMSGTNSTRQMMDMIETTRAFEANVRVLQSQDSMSSNLIGRVLLS is encoded by the coding sequence ATGTCGGCTGAAGGCGCCAAGGTGCAGTCTCGCAGGTTGGAGGTAATTGCCAACAACCTGGCGAACGTGAACACCGTTGGGTTCAAGCCTGATGTAGCCGCGTTTCAGTCTCGCTTCGCCGAAGCGATTCAGCGCGGGCAGGCGCTGGATGGCGATCGCTCGATGAACGATGTCGGCGGCGGTGTCAGCGTATTCGATACAACCACCGATTTCGCCGCTGGTCGGTTGCAGAAGACGGGCAATCAGCTCGATCTGGCAATCGTCGGCGATGGATTCTTTCAGGTGCAGGACGCGCAAGGCGAGCAGTTCTTGACGCGGGCAGGCAACTTTACGATCGACAGCCAGAACCGAGTGGTCACCCAGAACGGAATGTTCTTGCTCGACTCAGGCGGCAGCGAAATCGCTCTTACACCAGGGCTTCCTTATTCCATTTCGGCTACCGGCGATATCAACCAGGCTGGCAATACGGTTCAGTTGGGACTTCAGCGGCCCGGTTCGCTCGGCGACCTCGTGAAGGTTGGCGACAACCTGTTCCGACCACTGGCTGAGGTTCAGCCAGTGGAAGCCGGCATGCGTGAAGTTCGTAGCGGGTTCCTCGAAATGTCGGGAACCAACTCCACGCGACAAATGATGGACATGATTGAAACAACCAGAGCCTTTGAGGCCAATGTGCGTGTGCTGCAGAGTCAAGACAGCATGAGCAGCAATCTGATCGGCAGAGTGCTGTTGAGCTAG